The following proteins come from a genomic window of ANME-2 cluster archaeon:
- the ccsA gene encoding cytochrome c biogenesis protein CcsA — MSYQEYLAARETVTTIGQPVITVILMVSLLLGAVSLYHMVTRDTSAYRLSAQLRKTSAVMLVIGFMIIAWFHLRIYQTIELVYPQELANYMAVNMGVSATSLRFAVPLWIETEKIYFWTLCLSIFLTVTNVRYDFSRTNMTALFSSSLNIMLSIFMVLSYLSNPFKEPLPGLHSEITGWYQAAGTGDPNILYGALYQLYFRIIYFYNSEYMWTHPPMLFIAYASLVVTFVGCVFMLFRREKIFDRISYNHAKVGYLLLTVGMLIGYPWAIVAWEGKDWWWDPKINGSIMMWVLYSAYLHSRIYLKRRNMWRATAILGIICFLSLVFTYLLTYIAPGIHAISQ, encoded by the coding sequence ATGTCTTACCAGGAATATCTCGCTGCCAGGGAAACGGTAACTACTATCGGTCAACCAGTAATCACCGTTATTCTCATGGTATCCCTGCTGCTGGGTGCAGTCTCCCTGTATCACATGGTCACAAGGGACACAAGTGCGTATCGGTTATCAGCCCAGTTGAGGAAAACAAGTGCGGTGATGCTGGTCATCGGATTCATGATCATTGCATGGTTCCACCTGCGCATCTACCAGACCATTGAACTGGTCTATCCGCAGGAACTGGCGAATTATATGGCTGTCAATATGGGTGTCAGTGCTACTTCACTGAGATTTGCCGTTCCTCTCTGGATAGAAACAGAAAAGATCTATTTCTGGACCCTATGCTTATCCATATTCCTGACCGTTACCAATGTCAGGTATGATTTTTCCAGAACGAACATGACCGCGCTGTTCTCATCAAGCCTGAATATCATGCTTTCAATCTTCATGGTGCTCAGTTACCTCTCAAATCCGTTCAAGGAACCCCTGCCTGGCCTGCATTCCGAGATAACAGGCTGGTACCAGGCTGCTGGTACGGGCGACCCCAACATATTGTATGGAGCCCTGTACCAGTTGTATTTCCGTATCATATATTTCTACAATTCAGAGTACATGTGGACCCATCCACCCATGCTCTTTATCGCCTATGCATCCCTCGTTGTCACTTTCGTGGGCTGCGTGTTCATGCTGTTCCGGCGTGAGAAGATATTTGACCGCATCTCATATAACCATGCAAAGGTCGGGTACCTGTTGCTGACCGTGGGCATGCTCATAGGCTACCCCTGGGCCATTGTGGCATGGGAGGGAAAGGACTGGTGGTGGGACCCGAAGATAAACGGCAGTATCATGATGTGGGTACTGTACAGCGCGTACCTGCACAGCAGGATATATTTAAAGCGGCGCAACATGTGGCGGGCCACTGCCATACTGGGCATTATCTGTTTCCTGTCACTTGTGTTTACGTACCTGCTGACCTATATCGCACCAGGTATTCACGCCATATCGCAATGA
- a CDS encoding glucose-6-phosphate isomerase: MDRILTYGGRTYEPTIRMLSDIAHVLLDARILEESDRELYYMYRDLALSRSDRETILEHELRYDITVIPPAMIGREYVKTLGHYHPPAPGTDHSYPEVYEVLSGECHYLLQKHEGEAIVDVVMIRASAGDKVIIPPDYGHVTINACNKELKMANWVSRDFSSVYEPYVEWHGAAYYLTVAGLLVNPNYGEVPEVREVEPGSFSEVGLVRGKEMYGLVRDIRKLDFLNRPQDFGWLFEKVLI; the protein is encoded by the coding sequence ATGGACAGGATATTGACGTACGGGGGCAGGACCTATGAACCGACTATTCGCATGCTGTCTGATATAGCGCATGTCCTGCTGGATGCCAGGATACTTGAAGAAAGCGACCGCGAACTCTATTACATGTACCGGGACCTGGCACTGAGCCGGAGCGACCGGGAAACCATATTAGAACATGAACTGCGCTACGACATAACTGTCATCCCGCCGGCCATGATAGGCAGGGAGTATGTCAAGACATTGGGGCATTACCACCCTCCGGCACCTGGAACCGATCATTCATATCCTGAAGTGTATGAGGTACTGAGCGGGGAATGCCACTACCTGCTGCAAAAGCATGAAGGTGAGGCCATAGTTGATGTGGTTATGATCAGGGCATCTGCCGGGGATAAGGTGATCATACCCCCGGACTACGGGCATGTTACCATCAATGCCTGCAATAAGGAATTGAAGATGGCAAACTGGGTGTCCAGGGACTTTTCTTCGGTCTATGAGCCGTATGTTGAATGGCATGGTGCGGCTTACTATCTCACTGTGGCTGGACTTTTGGTGAACCCCAATTACGGGGAGGTGCCTGAAGTGAGAGAGGTCGAACCCGGGAGTTTCAGCGAGGTTGGGCTGGTCAGGGGTAAGGAGATGTACGGGCTGGTGCGTGATATCAGGAAGCTTGATTTCTTGAACAGACCGCAGGATTTCGGATGGTTGTTCGAGAAAGTGCTCATTTAG
- a CDS encoding DUF2119 domain-containing protein, whose protein sequence is MIQRFGSGDPVRLFVAGLHGDEWETTSALLEQLSPPGTGTLIIMPKVSDNEYLSTLDRDYYATYAPHLREAIVTFRPSIYLELHCYSKESYLALVGDGRFERYGVPAYIEIEAGILMGSVSPRVRRDFFTPDDLCVSFEMPRNPSELSLIVIHNLLDVVEKCWSRQGFVSYMAQHYPEQTAVAVKNYLQFYGHLY, encoded by the coding sequence ATGATCCAACGTTTTGGCAGTGGAGACCCGGTACGCCTGTTTGTTGCGGGACTGCACGGTGATGAGTGGGAAACGACATCCGCCTTACTGGAACAACTTTCCCCGCCCGGTACCGGGACCCTCATTATTATGCCAAAGGTTTCTGATAATGAATACCTGAGCACGCTGGACAGGGATTACTATGCAACATATGCGCCCCATCTCCGTGAGGCCATTGTGACGTTTAGGCCATCCATTTACCTGGAACTCCACTGCTATTCAAAGGAAAGTTACCTGGCCCTGGTTGGGGATGGCAGGTTTGAACGGTACGGGGTACCTGCATATATTGAGATCGAAGCAGGGATATTGATGGGGTCGGTCTCACCCAGGGTGAGGAGGGATTTTTTCACGCCTGATGACCTGTGTGTATCGTTCGAGATGCCAAGGAACCCTTCCGAGCTGTCCCTTATCGTTATTCACAACCTGCTTGACGTGGTAGAGAAATGCTGGAGCCGCCAGGGGTTTGTGTCTTACATGGCACAGCACTATCCTGAACAGACCGCAGTGGCTGTCAAGAATTATTTGCAGTTCTACGGGCACCTGTATTAA
- a CDS encoding 3-isopropylmalate dehydratase small subunit has translation MKGNVWKFGNDIDTDAVIPGRYLTINTPEELAKHAFEGVRPEFAGEVRPGDIIIGGTNFGCGSSREHAPLALKGAKVKCIIAKSFARIFFRNSINIGLPLLECQETDRIREGDELDVDIATGVITNRTQNETYQATGMPDFLRGIVDAGGLIEYTREQVSA, from the coding sequence ATGAAGGGAAATGTCTGGAAATTTGGAAACGATATTGATACTGATGCTGTCATACCTGGCAGGTATCTTACTATTAACACACCCGAAGAACTGGCAAAGCATGCCTTTGAGGGTGTACGACCCGAGTTCGCAGGCGAGGTCAGGCCGGGCGATATAATCATCGGAGGAACCAATTTCGGATGCGGCTCAAGCCGGGAACATGCACCTCTGGCACTGAAAGGTGCAAAGGTGAAATGCATCATTGCAAAGAGCTTTGCCCGCATCTTTTTCAGGAACTCCATCAATATAGGTTTGCCGCTTCTGGAATGCCAGGAAACGGATCGCATCCGGGAAGGGGATGAACTTGATGTGGATATTGCTACAGGCGTCATTACGAACAGGACCCAGAACGAGACGTACCAGGCTACGGGAATGCCTGATTTCCTGCGCGGTATCGTGGATGCCGGCGGACTTATCGAATATACCAGGGAGCAGGTGAGCGCATGA
- a CDS encoding isocitrate/isopropylmalate dehydrogenase family protein codes for MSQYTVPVIAGDGIGPEIIAEGRKVIDAAGEVYGFDVEWIEYPNGADHYLETGELISEDTLKELNTYKNIYLGSIGDPRVAPGVLEKGVLLAARFYFDQYINLRPIKLLEGVWCPIKDKTPADIDFTVVRENTEDFYIGIGGRAKKGESKAVLNVARSLYNARFGLDIETDSEEIGYQIGMISKEGTRRVIKYAFELAVKSKKHVSSVDKANVLSDIYGFWREEFESIAAGYPDVATDFNFVDAVTMWFVKNPEFFDVVVTPNMFGDIITDLGAMVQGGLGLAPGGNINPEGTSMFEPIHGSAPKYKGMNRANPIATIWAGAMMVNQMGEKQAADAIVAAIGRDIREAKVLTKDMGGRSGTSDVGDEIARLVREMS; via the coding sequence ATGAGCCAGTATACAGTACCGGTTATTGCAGGGGACGGTATCGGTCCCGAGATCATTGCCGAAGGCCGGAAGGTCATTGATGCGGCCGGTGAAGTCTATGGATTTGACGTGGAATGGATAGAGTATCCAAACGGTGCAGACCATTACCTTGAGACCGGAGAACTGATATCAGAGGATACCCTCAAGGAACTGAACACGTACAAGAATATTTACCTGGGCAGTATCGGCGACCCCAGGGTGGCGCCTGGCGTACTTGAGAAGGGCGTGCTGCTGGCTGCGCGGTTCTACTTTGACCAGTATATCAACCTGCGGCCTATCAAGCTGCTTGAAGGCGTGTGGTGTCCGATAAAGGACAAGACGCCCGCAGATATCGACTTCACGGTGGTGCGCGAGAATACCGAGGACTTCTACATTGGTATTGGCGGCAGGGCCAAAAAGGGCGAGAGCAAGGCCGTGCTGAACGTGGCGCGCAGCCTGTACAATGCACGGTTCGGGCTGGATATCGAGACCGATAGCGAGGAGATCGGCTACCAGATCGGCATGATCAGCAAGGAGGGCACCCGGCGGGTCATTAAGTATGCTTTTGAGCTGGCTGTGAAGAGTAAGAAGCACGTGTCGTCCGTGGATAAGGCCAATGTGCTCTCTGACATCTACGGGTTCTGGCGCGAGGAGTTCGAGTCCATTGCTGCCGGATATCCTGATGTGGCCACGGATTTCAATTTCGTGGATGCGGTTACCATGTGGTTCGTGAAGAACCCCGAGTTCTTTGACGTTGTGGTGACGCCCAACATGTTCGGTGATATCATCACTGACCTGGGCGCCATGGTCCAGGGCGGGCTGGGACTGGCCCCGGGTGGCAATATCAACCCCGAGGGTACGAGCATGTTCGAGCCGATCCATGGCAGCGCGCCCAAGTATAAGGGCATGAACCGGGCCAACCCGATCGCAACTATCTGGGCCGGGGCCATGATGGTGAACCAGATGGGCGAAAAGCAGGCTGCTGATGCTATTGTGGCTGCCATCGGACGGGATATCAGGGAGGCTAAAGTGCTTACTAAGGATATGGGCGGCAGGAGCGGTACTTCTGATGTGGGTGATGAGATTGCCAGGCTTGTGAGGGAGATGAGCTGA
- a CDS encoding GNAT family N-acetyltransferase, whose amino-acid sequence MNVIDLTDEHTPLYLLCLEDWSDEIKEAGTRKEAWCGRMKERGFRVKLALDDAGEVGGMIQYGPIEHSFVDGTGLYFIYCIWVHGNKEGRGNFQKKGMGKALIKAAEDEARDRGAQGMAAWGMFLPFWMKASWFRKQGYSKADRMGISVLLWKPFTDSAQPPRWIRQKKKPGTVPGKVTVTVFVNGWCQALNMVFERAKRAAAEFGDVVVFREIDTTDRAVFMEWGISDALFIDGKEVRIGPPPPYEKIYKLISKRVRKL is encoded by the coding sequence ATGAATGTCATAGACCTTACCGATGAGCACACACCTTTGTACTTGCTGTGCCTTGAAGACTGGTCTGATGAAATAAAAGAGGCCGGCACCCGCAAAGAAGCCTGGTGTGGAAGGATGAAAGAGAGAGGCTTCAGGGTAAAACTTGCCCTGGATGATGCCGGTGAAGTGGGCGGAATGATCCAGTACGGCCCCATTGAACACTCATTCGTGGACGGGACAGGCCTGTATTTCATATACTGTATCTGGGTACATGGAAATAAAGAGGGGAGGGGGAATTTCCAGAAAAAAGGGATGGGCAAGGCACTGATAAAGGCTGCAGAGGATGAGGCAAGGGACCGGGGGGCACAGGGCATGGCTGCATGGGGCATGTTCCTGCCGTTCTGGATGAAAGCGTCATGGTTCAGGAAGCAGGGCTATTCAAAAGCAGACAGGATGGGTATTTCAGTGCTGTTATGGAAACCTTTTACCGATTCTGCCCAACCCCCACGATGGATAAGGCAAAAGAAGAAGCCTGGAACGGTACCGGGAAAGGTAACGGTAACAGTTTTCGTAAACGGCTGGTGCCAGGCGCTGAACATGGTCTTTGAAAGGGCAAAGCGGGCGGCAGCAGAATTCGGGGATGTTGTGGTGTTCAGGGAGATCGATACGACAGACAGGGCCGTGTTCATGGAATGGGGCATATCGGATGCGCTTTTCATTGATGGGAAGGAGGTCCGGATAGGTCCGCCGCCTCCTTACGAGAAGATTTACAAGCTGATCTCAAAGAGGGTAAGGAAACTCTGA
- a CDS encoding NOG1 family protein, with the protein MIFEKIYTVPTAEELLDKAFRRANRARKGKTVKSESSRRRADESMLLTATNILSDNLHNVVRQFPSFDNIPEFYRELADILVGVDLLKTNIASVQWAGDKIHEIGRISVGNMRHSSDSSTIRKAAYGRISSIVNDVDTNLRLLNDARNKLRKLPAIGVEPTIVIAGYPNVGKSSFVALVSSATPEVASYPFTTKGLAVGHFQAGNVRCQIVDTPGLLDRPLGERNEIELQAISALKHLGDVLLFIVDPSGTCGYEPDDQMRLLEEVREHIEMPVLVAANKADLLKEAPGSGFDMIMSTLTGEGVDKVMERMVSMIDMEKYISELYEEVES; encoded by the coding sequence ATGATATTTGAGAAAATATATACCGTCCCTACTGCTGAAGAACTCCTTGACAAAGCCTTCCGCCGTGCCAACCGTGCCCGAAAAGGCAAGACTGTAAAGAGTGAGTCTTCACGTCGCCGGGCTGATGAGTCCATGCTGCTGACTGCCACAAATATCCTGTCAGATAACCTGCACAATGTGGTGAGGCAGTTCCCCAGTTTTGACAATATCCCTGAGTTCTACCGCGAACTGGCAGACATACTGGTAGGGGTGGATCTATTGAAGACCAATATTGCATCAGTGCAATGGGCAGGCGATAAGATACACGAGATAGGTCGGATTTCTGTTGGAAACATGCGGCACAGCAGTGACTCGTCAACGATTCGTAAAGCAGCCTATGGCAGGATATCTTCTATCGTAAATGATGTGGATACCAACCTCAGGTTGCTCAATGATGCCAGGAATAAATTGCGCAAACTCCCGGCCATCGGTGTTGAGCCCACCATTGTTATCGCCGGCTACCCCAATGTGGGAAAATCCAGTTTCGTTGCCCTTGTATCCAGCGCAACCCCGGAGGTGGCATCATATCCCTTCACTACCAAAGGGCTGGCTGTGGGACATTTCCAGGCGGGGAATGTCAGGTGCCAGATAGTGGATACGCCCGGTCTGCTGGACAGGCCGCTGGGAGAGCGCAATGAGATAGAACTCCAGGCAATTTCAGCCTTGAAACATCTGGGTGATGTACTGCTGTTCATTGTTGACCCATCGGGTACGTGCGGGTATGAACCGGATGACCAGATGAGGCTGCTGGAAGAGGTACGGGAGCATATTGAGATGCCGGTACTGGTAGCAGCCAATAAAGCCGACCTGCTGAAAGAGGCACCTGGGAGTGGATTTGATATGATTATGTCCACGCTGACAGGCGAAGGTGTGGATAAGGTTATGGAGCGGATGGTTTCGATGATCGATATGGAGAAATATATTTCTGAATTATATGAAGAAGTAGAATCCTGA
- a CDS encoding DNA topoisomerase I, whose product MHLIITEKHNTAKRISEILAPKKPKQVRVSGVDTYQWDGTTVMGLSGHIVSVDFPKEYNNWQKVDSRELINAEIITASTQPKIVAALRKLGKEADHVTIATDFDREGELIGVEALRIVEKVNKNIQVDRVHYSTITKSEILNAFQTLSPVDFNLAAAGESRQVIDLIWGAALTRYISTTAGRLGNLFLSVGRVQTPTLALLVDKERERLAHISRPYWEILATLSEGIEFEVKHKAGRIWDENEAKGIFGKLGETASVTDLTSKERVDQPPMPFNTTEFIRAASSIGFTASNAMRIAESLYMNGFISYPRTDNTVYPASIDLRALIKSLGKGVFKPYVERLLSQNELTPTRGKKETTDHPPVIPAAFVERSKLKDDEWKIYELVARRFFATFASPAKWKTMQALFDISGEEFRARGASLMEEGWRWYYPYNTPEDMILPDLTVGQVLAVVDKKLVDKETQPPGRYGQGRLIKVMEELGLGTKSTRHEIISKLYSRAYVHGNPLQPTNTAMAVIGTLETYADTITKPEMTATLEREMDLISEGAKTDNEVVDESRVMLNAVFDDLSKNSEKITEELRTGMREDKIIGTCEKCKSDLIIRRSKKGGRFIGCTGYPDCDFSLPLPKSGQIVVTDKVCEKHNMNHIKIINKGKRPWEMGCSYCNYIEWQKSLKDSENQKK is encoded by the coding sequence ATGCATCTTATAATTACAGAAAAACACAACACTGCAAAGCGTATATCTGAAATCCTGGCCCCAAAGAAACCCAAGCAGGTGAGAGTCAGCGGGGTTGATACATACCAGTGGGACGGTACTACGGTGATGGGGCTTAGCGGTCACATCGTTTCAGTGGATTTTCCCAAAGAGTATAATAACTGGCAGAAAGTTGACAGCAGGGAACTGATAAATGCCGAAATAATCACAGCTTCCACCCAGCCAAAGATAGTTGCGGCTCTTCGCAAACTTGGCAAAGAAGCAGACCATGTCACCATTGCCACTGACTTTGACCGGGAAGGTGAACTTATCGGCGTGGAAGCCTTGCGCATTGTCGAGAAGGTCAACAAGAACATACAGGTAGACCGCGTTCATTACAGTACCATTACCAAATCAGAGATACTCAATGCATTTCAAACCCTCAGCCCGGTAGACTTCAACCTGGCAGCTGCAGGCGAGAGCAGGCAGGTCATTGACCTGATATGGGGTGCGGCGCTCACCAGGTACATTTCCACGACTGCCGGCAGGCTGGGTAACCTGTTCCTAAGCGTAGGGCGGGTCCAGACCCCTACCCTGGCACTGCTTGTAGATAAAGAACGTGAGCGACTGGCGCATATATCCCGGCCGTACTGGGAGATACTGGCTACCCTGTCCGAAGGGATCGAGTTCGAGGTAAAACACAAGGCTGGCCGTATATGGGATGAGAACGAAGCGAAAGGGATATTTGGCAAACTGGGCGAAACTGCCAGCGTAACTGACCTTACTTCGAAAGAAAGGGTCGACCAGCCACCAATGCCATTCAATACGACCGAATTTATCAGGGCAGCCAGCAGTATCGGTTTTACCGCATCGAATGCTATGAGGATTGCAGAGAGCCTGTACATGAACGGTTTCATTTCATACCCCAGGACAGATAATACGGTCTATCCGGCAAGTATTGACCTGAGGGCACTTATCAAAAGTCTGGGCAAAGGCGTGTTCAAGCCTTACGTGGAGAGATTGTTGAGTCAAAATGAATTAACACCCACGCGGGGTAAGAAAGAGACCACTGACCATCCCCCGGTTATACCTGCTGCTTTTGTCGAGCGGTCCAAGCTCAAGGACGATGAATGGAAGATATATGAACTGGTTGCCCGCCGGTTCTTTGCCACATTTGCCTCCCCGGCCAAATGGAAGACCATGCAGGCATTGTTCGATATATCAGGAGAAGAGTTCAGGGCCAGGGGTGCAAGTCTGATGGAAGAAGGATGGCGCTGGTATTATCCGTACAATACCCCCGAAGACATGATACTGCCCGACCTCACCGTGGGACAGGTACTTGCGGTCGTTGATAAAAAATTGGTTGATAAAGAAACCCAGCCGCCGGGAAGGTACGGACAGGGCAGGCTCATCAAGGTAATGGAAGAGCTGGGACTGGGTACCAAATCCACCCGGCACGAGATCATATCCAAACTCTATAGCAGGGCATACGTGCATGGCAACCCGCTGCAGCCCACAAATACTGCCATGGCAGTGATAGGGACGTTGGAGACATATGCCGATACCATCACAAAACCTGAAATGACCGCTACACTGGAGAGGGAAATGGACCTGATAAGCGAGGGTGCCAAGACCGATAATGAAGTGGTTGACGAGTCCAGGGTGATGTTGAACGCGGTATTTGATGACCTTAGCAAGAACAGTGAAAAGATTACTGAAGAGCTGCGCACGGGCATGCGTGAAGATAAGATTATCGGCACGTGTGAAAAGTGCAAGAGCGACCTTATTATCAGGCGGTCGAAGAAGGGAGGGCGGTTCATCGGATGTACCGGTTACCCTGATTGTGACTTTTCACTGCCGCTGCCCAAAAGCGGGCAGATCGTGGTCACTGATAAGGTGTGCGAGAAGCACAACATGAACCATATCAAGATCATCAATAAAGGCAAACGGCCATGGGAGATGGGCTGTTCATATTGCAATTATATCGAATGGCAAAAAAGCCTTAAGGATAGTGAGAACCAAAAAAAGTAA
- a CDS encoding VIT1/CCC1 transporter family protein produces MDEKIERSRYIVLGCTSGILAILGVVTGASVSENTTFIIYAALAGGLALSLANGVGSFITVGDTELGKLSRLEKPLMRSLDNTKIEQLAKKKIRAHSSIHTVSCFVGSIIPVLPFMFLDSRQLEVSMGISIAALAILGIYWGRIMKQNMVLHSLRMAGAGTVIALTVNFFFRYLQMT; encoded by the coding sequence ATGGACGAAAAAATAGAACGCAGCAGATATATAGTCCTGGGATGTACCAGTGGGATACTTGCAATCCTGGGCGTGGTCACAGGAGCATCTGTATCTGAAAATACTACCTTTATCATCTATGCAGCTTTGGCAGGCGGCTTAGCTCTTTCCCTGGCAAATGGTGTTGGTTCATTTATTACCGTGGGTGACACCGAACTGGGCAAACTCTCCAGGCTTGAGAAACCACTCATGAGAAGCCTTGACAATACAAAAATCGAACAGCTTGCCAAAAAGAAGATCAGGGCACATTCCTCCATTCACACCGTTTCCTGTTTTGTCGGGTCAATAATTCCCGTATTGCCCTTCATGTTCCTTGACAGCCGGCAGCTCGAAGTGTCCATGGGTATAAGTATTGCAGCCCTTGCAATACTGGGCATATACTGGGGGCGGATAATGAAACAGAACATGGTGCTTCATTCTCTACGCATGGCAGGAGCAGGGACAGTAATTGCGTTAACGGTCAACTTTTTCTTTCGCTACCTTCAGATGACATAG
- a CDS encoding radical SAM protein: MTGTKFKIYQNLFISVYASIDAGLVRTRTTGLAAPVLNHFFDDMLRIFDGQVPVRVTDDTLSISTWMPPIPSPAYNRLVRSQVKHILASTLWKLGIPASTNPEQVTISITEECPNRCIHCALPDTRHKTSLSIPAIKDIIDQSVDMGATQIIFDGGEPMVYAGLEELVAHVPDGAISTVFTSGSGLTREKAQALYDAGLHAVNISLDSPGMGEHDRIRGREGVFSEAVAGIGHCLDAGLLVDIYVVAAPHNIYDLDGFYDLAESAGVHELSFYEIVPTGRWIDREKEILSPEHHRLLDEFVERRHGGPLRVFSIPHVMKTTGCFAGRRWLHVTPQGNVQPCACIPVPYGNIHEEPLKDIWRRIQKTGIYRSRDCLMRDDTFRAGHIRTGD; encoded by the coding sequence ATGACCGGAACAAAATTCAAGATATACCAAAACCTGTTTATTTCAGTATATGCCAGCATTGATGCCGGATTGGTAAGGACCCGGACTACCGGACTGGCTGCGCCTGTTCTCAATCATTTTTTCGATGATATGTTACGGATTTTTGACGGACAGGTCCCGGTCAGGGTTACTGATGATACCCTCTCGATTTCTACCTGGATGCCGCCTATTCCTTCCCCGGCGTATAACAGGCTGGTACGCAGCCAGGTAAAGCACATACTGGCAAGTACCCTGTGGAAACTGGGCATACCTGCATCCACGAACCCGGAACAGGTGACCATCTCCATCACAGAAGAGTGTCCGAACCGCTGCATCCACTGCGCCCTGCCTGATACCAGGCACAAGACAAGTCTTTCCATTCCGGCCATCAAGGATATCATTGACCAGTCTGTGGACATGGGGGCTACCCAGATCATTTTTGACGGCGGCGAACCAATGGTATACGCGGGACTGGAAGAACTGGTGGCCCACGTACCGGATGGTGCTATCTCCACGGTGTTCACTTCAGGTTCGGGACTGACACGGGAAAAGGCCCAGGCACTCTATGATGCAGGATTGCATGCCGTCAATATAAGTCTTGACAGCCCCGGAATGGGCGAACATGATCGGATACGGGGGCGTGAGGGCGTGTTCAGTGAGGCCGTGGCAGGCATTGGTCACTGTCTGGATGCGGGGCTGCTCGTGGATATATATGTGGTGGCTGCACCCCATAATATTTATGACCTTGATGGGTTCTACGACCTGGCAGAATCGGCTGGAGTACACGAACTTTCCTTCTATGAAATTGTACCCACAGGCAGGTGGATCGACCGGGAAAAGGAAATACTCTCACCCGAACATCACCGGCTGCTGGACGAGTTCGTGGAACGCAGACATGGCGGTCCATTACGGGTGTTCTCCATTCCCCATGTTATGAAAACCACCGGTTGTTTTGCAGGCCGGCGCTGGCTGCACGTGACCCCACAGGGTAATGTCCAGCCCTGTGCCTGTATCCCGGTACCCTACGGGAACATTCATGAAGAGCCGCTCAAGGACATCTGGCGTCGTATCCAGAAAACCGGGATATACCGTTCCCGGGATTGTTTAATGCGGGATGATACCTTCAGGGCAGGGCATATCAGGACTGGCGATTGA